The following are from one region of the Moritella sp. 24 genome:
- a CDS encoding PBPRA1643 family SWIM/SEC-C metal-binding motif protein, which yields MSKMFFKGRIDARLNHVKSGYNTKRDIKLGTEELPLSLVVKTAERKAEIEAILAETTFVANIEVNADKEENTVDLDGMLNKPKTTRFEKTPNRNEPCSCGSGKKYKKCCA from the coding sequence ATGTCTAAAATGTTTTTCAAAGGCCGTATTGACGCGCGACTAAACCACGTTAAATCAGGTTATAACACAAAGCGTGATATCAAACTTGGCACAGAAGAGTTGCCACTAAGCTTGGTTGTTAAAACTGCAGAGCGTAAAGCTGAAATTGAAGCTATTTTAGCTGAAACAACATTTGTTGCTAACATTGAAGTTAATGCAGACAAAGAAGAAAACACGGTTGATCTGGATGGAATGTTAAACAAGCCAAAGACAACAAGATTCGAAAAAACACCTAACCGCAATGAGCCTTGTTCATGTGGTAGTGGTAAAAAATATAAAAAGTGCTGTGCTTAA
- the btsR gene encoding two-component system response regulator BtsR, translating into MLNAIVIDDEQYAREELIELLHETKQIQVIKQAENAIEGLQFINKLKPDIIFLDIQMPQITGIKMLSMLNPDTMPKVVFTTAYDQYALQAFEENAFDYLLKPVDPARLEKTVERLVKSTEQPNYNALIHKQLEHVPCVGHNRILIIATEDIEFAYSGLSGVYINTGQQEATSQLTLKVLEEKTPLIRCHRQYLVNLKAIKEIQLLDNSLAEIVTLSGKTLPVSRRYLKLLKQNLGIL; encoded by the coding sequence ATGCTTAATGCTATTGTCATTGACGACGAACAATACGCTCGTGAAGAGTTAATTGAATTATTACATGAAACAAAGCAGATACAAGTAATAAAGCAGGCAGAAAATGCGATTGAAGGATTGCAGTTTATTAATAAACTAAAGCCTGACATTATATTTTTAGACATTCAAATGCCGCAAATAACGGGTATTAAAATGTTATCTATGCTTAATCCAGATACCATGCCTAAAGTTGTATTCACAACCGCTTATGATCAGTATGCTTTACAAGCTTTTGAAGAAAACGCTTTTGATTACCTGCTTAAACCTGTCGATCCTGCACGTCTCGAGAAAACAGTTGAAAGACTGGTTAAATCAACAGAGCAACCCAATTATAATGCCCTCATACATAAGCAATTAGAGCATGTGCCTTGTGTAGGCCATAATCGAATACTGATCATCGCAACCGAAGACATTGAGTTTGCATACAGTGGACTATCTGGTGTGTATATTAATACCGGGCAGCAAGAAGCAACCAGCCAATTGACCCTAAAAGTATTAGAAGAAAAAACACCGCTGATTCGTTGCCATCGCCAGTACCTTGTAAACCTAAAAGCGATTAAAGAAATCCAACTTTTGGATAATAGCTTAGCTGAAATCGTAACACTCAGCGGAAAAACGTTACCAGTCAGTCGCCGCTATCTAAAGCTATTAAAGCAAAACTTAGGCATTTTATAA
- a CDS encoding sensor histidine kinase, whose product MDLIPSLLQQMCVYLVLAYLLSKTPIFTPLLNISTRWEDKFSCYLIFSMFCIMGSYFGLQYQDAIANTRAIGAVMGGLFGGPLVGLAVGMTGGIHRYFMGGFTDLACAISTSVEGLIGGLLHVYLLHKNKINYLFKPHIIFLVTLFAELTQMAILLAVAKPYDQAFLLVSQIAIPMITANTIGAVLFMSIIEDRKSIFEKYSTSFSQRALRIADRSVGILNQGLNPESAKTIARIVYEETNVAAVAITDTNNILAFIGIGERHHTTVEISDYTQQAINENRIIDLNSTTNVYQCQIDSKCRLGSAFILPLRNGDNEVVGTIKLYELHQKLLSNINISMAKGIAQLLSSQILLGHYQQQQTLLTQAELKLLQAQVNPHFLFNALTTISAVTRREPDKARALIQHLSQFFRSNLKQNIESVTLREELSHVNAYLTIEQARLTDRLTVNIDIEPELMDIKLPSFTLQPLIENAIKHGISTMLGAGKLEIYSQKTENGTRIFVTDNAGTFITTEEDKAKDGLGLKIVDKRLINHFNENSSLQILTTANKLTEVSFLLPTSTITTNKES is encoded by the coding sequence ATGGATTTAATCCCCTCTCTATTACAACAAATGTGTGTTTATCTGGTGCTTGCTTATCTACTCAGTAAAACACCTATATTTACACCGCTATTAAATATATCGACCCGTTGGGAAGATAAGTTTAGCTGTTACTTAATCTTCTCGATGTTTTGCATTATGGGTAGCTACTTTGGACTACAGTACCAAGATGCAATTGCGAATACTCGCGCTATAGGTGCAGTAATGGGCGGATTGTTTGGTGGCCCTCTTGTCGGATTAGCAGTGGGAATGACAGGCGGTATCCATCGCTATTTTATGGGCGGCTTTACCGACCTTGCTTGCGCAATTTCAACATCCGTTGAAGGCTTAATCGGCGGTTTACTCCATGTATATCTGCTGCATAAAAATAAAATTAATTATCTATTCAAACCGCACATTATCTTTCTAGTCACTTTATTTGCAGAACTGACACAAATGGCGATCTTGCTCGCTGTCGCGAAGCCTTATGATCAAGCCTTTCTACTGGTAAGCCAAATTGCAATCCCGATGATCACCGCTAATACAATTGGCGCGGTATTGTTTATGAGTATTATCGAGGACAGAAAATCTATTTTCGAAAAGTATTCCACCTCATTTTCGCAACGCGCATTGAGGATAGCCGATCGCAGTGTCGGTATTCTAAATCAGGGACTTAACCCCGAAAGTGCAAAAACGATTGCTCGTATCGTCTATGAAGAGACGAATGTAGCAGCTGTTGCGATTACAGATACAAATAATATATTGGCATTTATAGGTATTGGAGAACGACATCATACCACGGTCGAAATTTCCGATTACACTCAACAAGCGATTAATGAAAACCGTATCATCGATTTAAATAGCACAACCAATGTCTACCAATGCCAAATTGATAGCAAGTGCCGTTTGGGTTCAGCCTTCATTTTGCCGCTGCGCAACGGTGACAATGAAGTTGTAGGCACAATCAAATTATACGAACTACACCAGAAGCTACTTTCTAATATCAACATATCAATGGCAAAAGGGATAGCGCAATTACTCTCTAGTCAGATCCTATTGGGCCATTACCAACAGCAACAAACATTATTAACACAAGCAGAGCTAAAACTATTACAAGCCCAAGTAAACCCTCATTTTCTATTTAATGCATTAACAACGATCAGTGCGGTTACACGCCGAGAACCCGATAAAGCCAGAGCCTTAATTCAGCATCTATCGCAATTTTTCCGCAGTAACCTTAAACAGAATATTGAATCCGTGACCTTGCGAGAAGAGCTCTCCCATGTCAATGCCTACCTCACAATAGAACAAGCCAGATTAACCGACCGACTCACAGTTAACATTGATATTGAGCCTGAGTTAATGGATATAAAACTGCCTAGCTTTACCCTGCAACCTCTCATCGAAAATGCGATAAAACATGGTATTTCCACCATGTTAGGTGCCGGTAAATTAGAAATCTACAGCCAAAAGACAGAAAACGGAACACGCATATTTGTCACCGACAATGCCGGTACATTCATTACGACTGAAGAAGATAAAGCGAAAGATGGTTTAGGGCTAAAAATAGTAGATAAAAGACTGATTAATCATTTTAATGAAAACTCAAGCTTACAAATTTTAACAACAGCAAACAAACTCACTGAAGTCTCATTTTTGCTGCCAACAAGCACAATAACAACGAATAAGGAAAGCTAA
- a CDS encoding GGDEF domain-containing protein translates to MSLINQVIQNFPGLIAVKKLSGEHIVVNENYKNFFPFDVHGLTLDDIISKIENEDVIALLLQCKANDDVALCDPTKVITSIETFNDTSFESVRYIMKENGDEFMALLSWDITEKVKTENNLTARLQRDDLTGIANKTALMQRTFSHNTVVYLDLDNFKRINDTYGHLTGDEMLIKFASFISNQLRDSDIVYRVGGDEFVVVFESVDENMIAERLTQIRDRIEQDTEFLGMSFSFGMQVMHQDITLPTALGVADKQLYMNKQQRQNKR, encoded by the coding sequence ATGTCATTAATAAATCAGGTTATTCAAAACTTCCCCGGATTAATCGCGGTGAAAAAATTAAGTGGCGAACATATTGTCGTCAACGAGAATTATAAGAATTTTTTTCCATTTGATGTGCATGGATTAACACTTGATGACATTATAAGTAAAATCGAAAATGAAGATGTGATCGCTTTATTATTACAGTGCAAAGCGAATGATGATGTGGCTTTATGTGATCCAACCAAGGTCATTACTAGTATTGAAACTTTCAATGACACTAGCTTCGAATCTGTTCGTTATATAATGAAAGAGAATGGTGATGAGTTTATGGCGTTATTGTCATGGGACATTACCGAGAAAGTGAAGACTGAAAACAATTTAACCGCACGTTTACAGCGTGATGACTTGACTGGGATCGCGAATAAAACGGCATTAATGCAGCGTACTTTTAGTCATAATACTGTTGTGTATTTGGATTTAGATAATTTTAAACGGATTAATGATACGTATGGTCATCTAACAGGAGATGAAATGCTGATTAAGTTCGCCTCATTCATTAGTAACCAATTACGCGATTCAGACATAGTCTATCGTGTTGGTGGAGATGAATTTGTTGTCGTGTTTGAAAGTGTTGATGAAAATATGATTGCTGAGCGATTGACGCAAATACGAGATAGGATAGAACAAGATACTGAATTTTTAGGTATGTCATTTAGCTTTGGCATGCAAGTCATGCATCAAGATATTACCTTGCCTACCGCGCTAGGCGTTGCAGACAAACAATTGTATATGAATAAGCAGCAGCGTCAAAACAAGCGCTAA
- a CDS encoding GAF domain-containing protein, translated as MPFVNIKQSFPEWQERLNTLASNSGLHSILIMESKPDTMEVVVANEQPIYNVGDCGPKSRQPGCHELYCERVVDTAQPVFIPDASIDDEWKGNEDYVKFNLGVYLGFPLVAQGVVVGTICALNDKTFDFNAGEPSVCSELVQLKTDLEMAF; from the coding sequence ATGCCATTTGTTAACATCAAACAGTCATTCCCTGAATGGCAAGAGCGTTTAAACACGCTTGCAAGTAATTCAGGCTTACATTCAATCCTGATCATGGAGTCAAAACCCGACACAATGGAAGTTGTCGTTGCCAATGAACAACCTATTTATAATGTGGGTGACTGTGGTCCTAAAAGTAGACAACCAGGCTGCCACGAACTCTATTGCGAACGCGTTGTAGATACGGCACAACCAGTATTTATTCCAGATGCAAGTATTGACGATGAATGGAAAGGTAATGAAGATTACGTTAAATTTAACTTAGGTGTTTACCTTGGTTTTCCGTTAGTCGCTCAAGGTGTCGTAGTCGGCACAATCTGCGCTTTAAATGATAAGACGTTTGATTTTAATGCTGGTGAACCATCGGTTTGCAGTGAGTTAGTGCAATTGAAAACAGATCTTGAAATGGCGTTCTAG
- a CDS encoding TolC family protein, giving the protein MAYSSPLRYSVLALTLVTLIGCSNTAVDYQHNADLARTAVTDWQYEQQDAVELTQLTQLIAMPKLTSLVEQAILQNPSLQQTAITLQIAYAQRGVTTSGRIPQVNAGFNAETNEESDNYQADVSVSWELDLWQKISDEVQAADMDIANEQAVYQGARDALAANIMRSWLQINLQQQLITIETSRLAVLENNERFILSRYRSGLGALEELDNARTSSAQTRATLVDKQETLAQNQRNLGLLLGQTTAIEANSEFPTVLQPLASLPDQDLARRPDLQAAYAAISAAQYRTDVAYKALLPSISLSASLTDIANSPSEALFTSPAWSLLGQLTAPIFQGGKLRSQIDIAELNTEKAYWAYQERLLTAVNEVDNALGQEKSLARQQLHLNDALTSAKRSEANYQTKYRQGLVDILDLLTVQQQTFDLQSQLTQATYNRLVNRIDLGLALGLGITTDNAGETS; this is encoded by the coding sequence ATGGCTTATTCGAGTCCATTACGATATTCAGTATTAGCATTGACGTTAGTAACCCTTATTGGTTGCAGTAACACCGCTGTTGATTACCAACATAATGCCGATTTAGCACGTACAGCGGTTACTGATTGGCAATATGAGCAACAAGATGCTGTTGAGCTGACGCAATTAACCCAGCTTATTGCGATGCCTAAGCTGACAAGTTTAGTCGAACAAGCGATATTGCAAAACCCAAGTTTGCAACAAACGGCGATTACTCTGCAAATTGCTTATGCACAACGGGGTGTAACAACAAGCGGACGCATACCACAAGTGAACGCAGGCTTTAATGCTGAGACTAACGAGGAGAGTGATAACTATCAAGCGGATGTTAGCGTAAGTTGGGAGTTGGACTTGTGGCAGAAGATTAGCGATGAAGTGCAAGCGGCGGATATGGATATTGCTAATGAGCAGGCTGTTTATCAAGGCGCACGTGATGCATTGGCTGCGAACATAATGCGTAGTTGGCTACAAATAAACTTACAACAGCAGTTAATTACGATTGAAACATCGCGATTGGCGGTATTAGAAAATAATGAACGTTTTATTTTAAGTCGCTACCGTAGTGGATTAGGGGCACTTGAAGAGCTAGATAACGCACGAACAAGTAGTGCACAGACTCGCGCCACCTTAGTTGATAAGCAAGAAACACTCGCACAGAACCAACGTAACTTAGGTTTGCTACTTGGACAAACGACAGCCATTGAAGCAAATAGTGAATTTCCAACAGTGCTACAGCCGTTAGCGAGTTTACCGGATCAAGATTTAGCTCGTCGACCAGATTTGCAAGCGGCTTACGCAGCAATTAGTGCCGCGCAATATCGCACAGATGTGGCGTATAAAGCGTTACTCCCATCCATTAGTTTATCAGCTTCTTTGACTGACATTGCTAACTCACCCAGTGAAGCGTTATTCACCAGTCCCGCATGGAGTCTGTTAGGTCAGTTGACTGCGCCTATCTTCCAAGGGGGGAAGTTACGTAGCCAGATTGATATTGCCGAACTGAATACAGAGAAAGCTTACTGGGCATATCAAGAACGTTTATTAACAGCTGTGAATGAAGTTGATAATGCGCTAGGGCAAGAAAAGTCCCTTGCGCGTCAGCAACTGCATTTAAACGATGCTTTAACCAGTGCAAAGCGCAGTGAAGCGAATTATCAAACCAAATACCGTCAAGGGCTGGTGGATATCTTAGATTTACTGACCGTACAGCAACAAACATTTGATCTGCAATCACAATTAACACAAGCAACATATAACCGACTTGTTAACCGTATAGATTTAGGACTGGCTTTAGGGCTTGGCATTACCACTGACAACGCTGGAGAGACATCATGA
- a CDS encoding efflux RND transporter periplasmic adaptor subunit, whose protein sequence is MKKNVITIAITLAAAASIFAVISYNSAKMDAAGNANHGVAAKAVVQLPEVAVMAVSKGNYQAEVIGYGEAKSRYQLTLTSEVSGQVESIGQNFATGKQFKQGEAVIQINDIDYQQALTSAQVTVADAKLALLEEQRQGQQARLEWKNSGITGEPESPLVLREPQLIAAQATLKNAQSQLTKAQRDLDKTAIAAPFSALVVSRDVQLGSYLQVGNTIGTLYSTDRMEIEIPLSAHQWTSLPDISGAVEGQWPVTLTNTTGDAQWQGYVERVEQHLDNASRQRSLVVVVEQPLAQQTPLFPGTFVTATVEGKALNNLWQLPATAISQNGDVWYIGADGYLATFTAKKQFSQGELSYITPAEGMESANIIIRPLNSYVQGMQVIAKHKNQSDMQLADVTRLDIKTSSVAANHVSVKL, encoded by the coding sequence ATGAAAAAAAATGTTATTACTATCGCAATCACATTAGCCGCCGCTGCAAGCATTTTTGCTGTGATTAGTTACAACAGCGCGAAAATGGACGCGGCGGGTAACGCGAACCATGGTGTTGCAGCGAAAGCGGTTGTGCAGTTACCTGAAGTAGCAGTGATGGCTGTGTCGAAAGGTAACTACCAAGCGGAAGTGATTGGGTATGGTGAAGCAAAATCACGTTATCAGTTAACTTTAACCAGTGAAGTGAGTGGTCAGGTTGAATCAATAGGGCAGAACTTTGCAACAGGTAAACAATTTAAACAGGGCGAAGCGGTTATTCAAATTAATGACATTGATTACCAGCAAGCTTTGACTAGTGCACAAGTGACAGTGGCAGACGCTAAATTAGCCTTGTTAGAGGAACAGCGTCAAGGTCAACAAGCGCGTCTTGAATGGAAGAATTCGGGTATTACAGGTGAACCAGAGTCGCCTTTAGTATTACGTGAACCACAGTTAATCGCGGCACAGGCTACATTGAAAAATGCACAAAGTCAGTTAACAAAAGCGCAGCGCGATCTAGATAAAACTGCGATTGCAGCCCCTTTTTCTGCATTAGTGGTCAGTAGAGATGTGCAATTAGGCAGTTATCTGCAAGTGGGAAATACCATCGGCACGCTATACAGTACTGATCGTATGGAAATTGAGATCCCCTTATCGGCGCACCAATGGACAAGTTTACCTGATATCAGTGGTGCGGTAGAAGGGCAGTGGCCCGTTACTTTAACGAATACCACCGGAGATGCGCAGTGGCAAGGTTATGTAGAACGTGTAGAGCAACACCTTGATAATGCGAGTCGTCAGCGCTCATTAGTTGTTGTTGTCGAACAGCCGTTAGCGCAACAAACACCGTTATTTCCAGGTACATTTGTTACTGCCACCGTGGAAGGTAAAGCGCTGAATAATTTATGGCAGTTACCTGCAACTGCAATCTCACAAAATGGTGACGTGTGGTACATCGGTGCAGACGGATACTTAGCAACGTTCACCGCGAAAAAACAGTTTTCTCAAGGCGAGTTAAGTTATATCACGCCAGCTGAAGGGATGGAGAGTGCCAATATTATCATTCGACCGTTAAACAGTTATGTGCAGGGGATGCAAGTTATCGCAAAGCACAAAAATCAAAGTGACATGCAGCTTGCTGACGTTACTCGTTTAGACATTAAAACCTCCAGTGTGGCGGCCAATCATGTGAGTGTGAAATTATGA
- a CDS encoding efflux RND transporter permease subunit: protein MSEHNNPLSQPQRHLSQSQVQTTMNPLQGLISWFASNSVAANLLLISIILLGVMALGNLRKEAFPSIEPDTIRVSVNYDSGDAKQAEEGIAIKIEDALETVAGIKRITSTSNANGSSVSIEKTSGYSLDTLLTDVKTNVDAINNFPSDAENPVIDKARRQDHALWVQLYGDADRTRLQALAEKLKSDLLAKSGIRDLEIKAKTEPMISVEVDEAKLQAYGLTIADISAVINAESATPLTTSLRNGEKVMRLKASSQAYQQSEFANIPVITSSNGSVVTLADVATVTDTFADDSYSLSRYDQQNGMAIEIVMDDYGDITQIVKQAQEVVDEWHERGLLPADVELVTWYDQSDTITDRLSLLTKNALTGIALVFIVLALFLNFRVAFWVAAGLPFVLFGTLFFMQDAFVGLTINEMTTFGFIMALGIVVDDAVVIGESIYTTRKEEGDTLANTVKGTMKVAIPTLFGVLTTVAAFVAIANVDGNLGKIYAQFAGVVTICLLLSMVESKLILPSHLAHLNTARQSTVGLKGLWARIQGAADAGLQWFNVRIYRNVIEWSLKLRYAIILGFIALFILVVGLPLTGSVRVTFFPDIPGEVVSADLVMQNDASFGQTNTNLLLLEQAAIQADKNLQARYDDAENSAINSLQVIADDDSSGKLTVELDSESVYPSNEFTAEWQALVGSPEGVKKLKFLSSKHMVDNFKVELKSWDNATVKAAGEQFKTALTSIPGVSGIDDNLNPGQPQVRFVLTEQGRSLGMDTATLSQQVLQAFGGDIVQRFQRNKDEVKVRVRYPEAQRQTLADIMQARVRTPDGTVVPLSSVATISSEYQEDEITRIDSLRTVYLTASVDKSILASNELVVNLQQDLVPVLMRQFPELNIHFAGEAEEQGETTSSMVTVFVGALLAIYVLLAIPLKSYVQPVLIMFAIPFGIVGAILGHWLNDLTISILSLNGILALSGVVVNDSLLLVSRFNELMKDAKLSLHDAIVTACSSRLRAVLLTSVTTFAGLAPLLGETSTQSQFLIPAAASLGYGILFATLITLILIPALLFIQYEIKQFFVKMIGSNEASLG, encoded by the coding sequence ATGAGTGAACACAATAACCCGTTATCACAGCCGCAACGTCATTTATCACAATCGCAAGTGCAGACGACCATGAATCCTTTACAAGGGCTGATCAGTTGGTTTGCCAGTAATTCTGTTGCAGCGAACTTATTATTGATCAGTATTATTTTATTGGGTGTGATGGCGTTAGGTAATTTACGTAAAGAAGCATTCCCAAGCATTGAACCTGACACCATTCGCGTATCGGTTAATTACGATAGTGGTGATGCGAAGCAAGCGGAAGAAGGCATCGCGATTAAAATCGAAGATGCACTGGAAACCGTAGCAGGTATTAAACGTATAACGTCGACATCTAATGCCAATGGTAGCTCCGTTAGTATTGAAAAAACCAGTGGTTATTCACTTGATACCTTACTCACTGATGTAAAAACCAATGTAGATGCGATTAATAACTTCCCTAGCGATGCTGAAAATCCAGTCATCGACAAAGCGCGACGTCAAGATCATGCATTATGGGTACAGCTGTATGGTGATGCCGATCGTACAAGGTTACAGGCCTTAGCCGAAAAACTAAAATCAGACCTATTAGCAAAATCAGGTATTCGTGATTTAGAGATTAAAGCGAAAACAGAGCCGATGATCTCTGTCGAAGTTGATGAGGCTAAATTACAGGCATATGGACTGACTATCGCTGATATTTCAGCTGTGATTAATGCCGAATCGGCAACACCATTAACGACAAGTTTACGTAACGGTGAAAAAGTGATGCGTTTAAAAGCGTCGTCACAAGCTTATCAGCAAAGTGAGTTTGCCAATATTCCGGTTATCACGAGCAGTAACGGCAGTGTGGTGACGTTAGCGGATGTTGCAACTGTGACAGATACGTTTGCAGATGACAGCTACAGTTTATCGCGTTATGACCAACAAAATGGCATGGCAATCGAGATTGTGATGGACGACTACGGTGATATCACCCAGATTGTAAAACAAGCGCAAGAGGTGGTTGATGAATGGCATGAACGCGGGTTACTGCCTGCAGATGTAGAGCTGGTTACTTGGTACGATCAAAGCGATACGATCACTGACCGCCTGTCACTGCTAACCAAAAATGCGTTAACGGGTATCGCACTGGTGTTTATCGTATTAGCGCTGTTCTTGAACTTTCGCGTGGCATTTTGGGTGGCAGCTGGTTTACCGTTTGTATTATTCGGTACCTTGTTCTTTATGCAAGACGCGTTCGTTGGTTTAACGATTAATGAAATGACGACCTTTGGTTTTATTATGGCGTTGGGTATTGTCGTTGATGATGCGGTTGTGATTGGCGAAAGCATCTATACCACGCGTAAGGAAGAGGGCGATACGTTAGCGAATACAGTTAAAGGTACGATGAAAGTAGCGATACCGACATTGTTTGGTGTATTGACGACGGTGGCTGCATTTGTCGCGATTGCTAATGTTGACGGTAATCTCGGTAAGATCTATGCGCAGTTTGCGGGTGTGGTGACTATTTGTTTATTGCTATCAATGGTGGAGTCTAAACTGATTTTGCCATCACATTTAGCGCACCTTAACACGGCCCGTCAATCGACGGTTGGTCTTAAAGGACTGTGGGCGCGAATTCAAGGTGCCGCAGACGCAGGTTTACAGTGGTTCAACGTCCGTATCTATCGCAATGTGATTGAGTGGTCATTAAAATTACGGTATGCCATTATTTTAGGATTTATTGCCTTATTTATTTTGGTTGTTGGCTTGCCGTTAACGGGTAGTGTTCGTGTGACCTTCTTCCCTGATATTCCCGGTGAAGTAGTGAGCGCGGATCTTGTTATGCAAAATGATGCCAGTTTTGGACAGACTAATACTAACTTATTGTTGTTAGAACAAGCCGCAATACAAGCAGATAAAAACTTACAAGCAAGGTATGACGACGCTGAAAATAGCGCAATTAACAGCTTGCAGGTGATAGCGGACGATGACAGTTCTGGTAAATTAACGGTAGAACTCGACTCTGAATCTGTTTACCCATCAAATGAATTTACGGCAGAATGGCAAGCATTAGTAGGTTCGCCTGAAGGGGTTAAAAAACTTAAATTTCTTTCTAGTAAACATATGGTTGATAACTTTAAGGTTGAATTGAAATCGTGGGACAATGCCACGGTGAAAGCGGCTGGTGAACAATTTAAAACAGCATTAACATCAATACCGGGTGTGAGTGGTATTGATGACAACCTTAACCCCGGTCAACCGCAGGTGCGTTTTGTATTAACAGAGCAAGGCCGTAGCTTAGGCATGGATACCGCGACATTATCACAGCAAGTACTGCAAGCATTTGGTGGTGATATCGTACAGCGTTTTCAACGTAATAAAGACGAAGTGAAGGTGCGTGTTCGCTATCCAGAAGCACAACGCCAAACGTTAGCTGATATTATGCAGGCGCGTGTTAGAACACCGGATGGTACGGTTGTACCACTTAGCAGTGTTGCGACGATTAGCAGTGAATATCAAGAAGACGAAATCACGCGTATTGATAGTTTACGTACTGTGTACTTAACCGCATCAGTGGATAAATCGATACTGGCATCAAACGAGCTGGTGGTTAACTTACAGCAGGACTTAGTCCCCGTGTTAATGCGTCAGTTCCCAGAACTAAATATACACTTTGCTGGTGAAGCAGAAGAGCAAGGCGAGACAACTAGTTCGATGGTTACTGTGTTTGTTGGTGCGTTACTCGCGATTTACGTACTGCTAGCGATTCCGCTTAAATCGTATGTGCAACCAGTGCTGATCATGTTTGCTATTCCTTTTGGTATCGTGGGCGCGATATTAGGGCATTGGCTAAATGACCTTACGATTAGTATCTTGTCTCTCAACGGTATTTTGGCGTTAAGCGGGGTAGTTGTGAACGACAGTTTACTGCTTGTATCACGTTTTAATGAGCTGATGAAAGACGCTAAACTATCATTGCATGATGCGATTGTAACTGCCTGTAGTAGTCGTTTACGTGCGGTATTGCTGACATCGGTGACCACGTTTGCGGGACTGGCTCCTTTACTCGGTGAAACGTCAACGCAATCGCAGTTCTTGATCCCTGCTGCTGCCTCATTGGGTTATGGTATTTTGTTTGCTACCTTGATCACCTTGATATTGATACCGGCTTTACTGTTCATTCAATATGAAATTAAACAGTTTTTCGTTAAGATGATAGGGAGTAACGAAGCGAGTTTAGGGTAG
- a CDS encoding response regulator transcription factor, producing MLNLLLVEDDLDLATAVVDYLELEDIQCDHAMNGQAGLNMIISNDYHAIILDLNLPKMDGLTVCKHMREQGIDTPVLMLTARDSLGDKLVGFDAGADDYLVKPFAMEELIVRMQVLARRRSGQVKRLTLADLELDLQQKQAYRAAQLLKLSPTAWKILETLMRATPNPVSREKLMQAVWGDEQPDSNSLKVHIYNLRKQLDAGDVPPLLHTVTGLGFALRHDDGTAS from the coding sequence ATGTTAAACCTGTTGTTAGTGGAAGATGATTTAGATTTAGCGACCGCTGTGGTTGATTATTTAGAATTAGAAGACATTCAATGTGATCATGCCATGAACGGACAGGCAGGTTTAAACATGATTATTAGTAATGACTATCACGCCATTATTTTAGATCTTAATTTACCAAAAATGGACGGATTAACGGTGTGTAAGCATATGCGCGAGCAGGGCATTGATACACCAGTGTTGATGCTTACCGCCCGTGACAGTTTGGGCGATAAGTTGGTGGGGTTTGATGCTGGTGCTGATGATTACTTGGTGAAGCCGTTTGCGATGGAGGAGTTAATCGTACGTATGCAAGTATTAGCGCGTCGTCGAAGTGGTCAAGTGAAGCGTCTAACCTTGGCCGATTTAGAACTCGACCTACAGCAAAAACAAGCCTATCGCGCAGCGCAGTTATTAAAGTTGTCGCCCACCGCGTGGAAAATCCTTGAAACATTAATGCGCGCGACCCCCAATCCCGTATCTCGAGAAAAATTAATGCAGGCGGTGTGGGGTGATGAACAACCGGACAGCAATAGCTTAAAAGTGCATATTTATAATCTACGTAAACAACTGGATGCAGGTGATGTGCCGCCTTTGTTACATACGGTGACAGGCTTAGGTTTTGCATTGCGTCATGATGATGGAACTGCATCATGA